Genomic DNA from Pirellulales bacterium:
GCAGGGCAATACGATCGATCATTTTCAGGATTTGATGAGCGAATGGCTCCCACAGCGCTTGCACCTGCGGAAGAACGATTACCGCTGGCCGCCGTTGCACACGCCGATCGTGTGGCAGCGGGCGATCCCAAACCGCTCGGCGGTGATGATGCAAACGATGCCCGGCGCCTTGCAACCGCCCGCGCCGCCGGTTCTTTCGCTTGTCACCGGCAAGATGAGCTACACCGACCTCAACTGTCGTGATCTGTTGGCGCAATGGATCGATCATCCACAACGGCTTTGGGACGCTGTTTACGAAACCCTGGCACAGGGAATTGAGTTGATCGTGCACGTCGGCCCCGCGCCGAATCTGGTTCCGGCGACTTTCACCCGCCTCAGCGAAAACGTTAAAGCGCAATTGGCCACACGCTCGTGGACCGGCATCGGCCTGCGCGCCGTCTCGCACGCCGTGCGCCGGCCCTGGCTAGCAAAGCTCCTTCCCCAGCGCAGCGCGCTGCTTCGCGCCCCGCTCGTCGAACAGCTAATCTTGGAGGACTGGCTATTGAGCCAAAAACCTTGAAAGTCCGGAAGCGATCTGAACGCGGACAGAGGTTCGTCCTCAATCGCTTTAGCTTAGGCAATATGCGCGGACTTTTTTCCCCGTTCGGGTCGTAATGGAAACTCCGGGGAAATCGGCCGATAACGGTCATCAGGGCGATTGGGCTCGTTCCACCGCCCAGCTAAGGGATTTTCAATTTGCCAGGAGGGCATTATGTCGATCGCAGCGCGAGCATGTCTTAGTTGTCTGGCGGCAACGTTGTTCGCCGCGACCGCCGTCGGTCAACAATACCAGCCTTACTATCCGGGCCAGCCGGGCCAGACATATTTTGTCGATCCCATGGTTCAATTGGCCGCCAATGGCCAGGGAATGGCGGCAGCGAATGGTAGGCCCGCCGGCATGCCGACCGTTGTTGCCTATGCCGATCCGGCCGAAGCGGCCCAAGGCGTCGCTCAACCCGCTCCCGTGGCGGGCTGCAATGCCTGCGGCAGTTGCGGTTGCGGATCCTGTTGCCCCTGCCTCGACGTGAGCGAACATCGCACGGGAGTATTCGTCGATTACCTGTTCCTCCGGGCATTCGGGATCGACATGGCCCATGCCATCCAACAAAACGGGGTGGGAAGCGCCGGCAGCAATACGCAAGGGCCAAACACCACGCCGCAGGGAGATGTCGGCACTGTCGCTCCGCAATTCGACTCCGCGTTCCGCGTGGGGATCGATTGGGACCTCAATTGCTGTTCCGGTCTTCGCGTTGCCTATACGCAATACTCGGACGATTCGCAGAACAGCGTCACGGCGCCCCCCGGCATCGGCGGCACGGTGGCATCGCTGGTGATCCATCCCGGAACCGTGACAGCGGCGACGACGTTTAGCGCAGTGAATGCCGATTACGAAATCGACTTTCGGACCGCGGACATCGACTACACCGTGCTCCTGCGAGGATGTGATAGCGCGGCGCTGAATCTCGATCTTGGCGCGCGATATGCCCACTTGCAGCAGAACTTTGCGCAAGATGCCTTCTTCATTGGCGCCCCGGGGTCGATGACCACGACGACCAACATTGCCTTCGACGGCGGCGGCTTGCGGGCCGGGTTGGACGGCATGTGGCGGCTTGGAAATGGCCATCTCGCGTTGTACGGCAATGGCTTTCTCGACATGCTCTTCGGCCAGTTCGACAGCCACTACCTACAGTTCGACAACACGACCGCAACACAGTTGGCTCTGTCCCATTGGAACGATCATCGCGTAGTCCCGGTCTTGGAATACGAACTCGGTTTCAAATGGACGGGCTGCTGCAACCACCTCCAATTGGGACTCGGCTACTACACGGCCTTCTGGTTCAACACGATTGCCACGTCGGAATACGTGGAGGCCGTGCAAAACGCGAATTTCAATCGCGTCAGCCAGACGATCGCCTTCACTGGCCTCTCTTCGCACCTCGAATACCGATTCTAAGCGGTCCTGCCGAACGAAAACTCGAAACTCATGGCCGGGCTGGCGTTCACTACGACGCCAGCCCGGCTTTTCTTTTGAGCATGGGGCCATTTCTCGCGCCTCGATGCCGCCGGGCAGGCCGCGGAAACCTGGCGTTGCGTCCGCTCCGATTGGCATAAATCCGGTGGGGTCTCGCCGGTTTTCGACGCGAATGTCTTAGCCGCTCCGCTCGGCGCGAATGGATAAATTGGCGAAATTGCAGCGAAATCGTTGACTTTGGCGACACCCCACCTTATTCTGCCGGGTTAGTTTGCGCAATTGGCTTTTGCCTTGCGCCTCGCGTAATGGGCAGCTATTTGGTTGGAAAGCGCTTAGGAGACTGCAACGATGAGACGCAACTCGAGCCACAATCGTCCCAGCCGTAAGAACGGGCGTCCTCGCGGACAACATTCGTCAAGACCGCGATCCTCTTCGCGCTCTCTAGGTCGCGCGATCGAGCAGCTTGAAAGCCGCACGATGTTGACAGTTAATTTGACCGGCGTTCCTAATTGGATCGCGGAAGGGCCAGCGCCGAATACGAATGGTCAAGATTCCAACGTACCCGCCGAGACCGGCGGAGGGCCCAACGCCGTGTCCGGCGCTATCGAGGCGATCGCGGTCAATCCCGGTAATTCCAAAAACGTCTTCGTGGGGACCGTAAACGGCGGCGTCTGGGAGACGACCGACATCACGGCCAATCCCGTGGCGTGGACGCCGCTGACGGACCAATTGCCGGCGCTAGAAATCTCTTCCGTGCAATTCGATCCCACCGATGCGACCAATCAAACCGTGTTCGCAGGCATCGGGAATACCAGCAACATCATAACTAACCTTGGCCCACTCACCGGCCTATTGAAAACGACAAATGGCGGGACAACCTGGACGCAATTGGGCAACGCTCCACTTGCGTCTGGTGGATTGCAAG
This window encodes:
- a CDS encoding Lpg1974 family pore-forming outer membrane protein, whose translation is MSIAARACLSCLAATLFAATAVGQQYQPYYPGQPGQTYFVDPMVQLAANGQGMAAANGRPAGMPTVVAYADPAEAAQGVAQPAPVAGCNACGSCGCGSCCPCLDVSEHRTGVFVDYLFLRAFGIDMAHAIQQNGVGSAGSNTQGPNTTPQGDVGTVAPQFDSAFRVGIDWDLNCCSGLRVAYTQYSDDSQNSVTAPPGIGGTVASLVIHPGTVTAATTFSAVNADYEIDFRTADIDYTVLLRGCDSAALNLDLGARYAHLQQNFAQDAFFIGAPGSMTTTTNIAFDGGGLRAGLDGMWRLGNGHLALYGNGFLDMLFGQFDSHYLQFDNTTATQLALSHWNDHRVVPVLEYELGFKWTGCCNHLQLGLGYYTAFWFNTIATSEYVEAVQNANFNRVSQTIAFTGLSSHLEYRF